A single genomic interval of Bacillus sp. es.036 harbors:
- the mnmG gene encoding tRNA uridine-5-carboxymethylaminomethyl(34) synthesis enzyme MnmG produces the protein MGYKADSYDVIVVGAGHAGVEAGLASARMGAKTLMLTLNLDSVAFMPCNPSVGGPAKGIVVREIDALGGEMGRNIDKTHIQMRMLNTGKGPAVRALRAQADKVLYQSEMKRTIEEQDNLTLLQGMVEKLIVEDGICKGVITKTGAEYEAKSVVLTTGTFMRGRVIIGDLSYESGPNNMQPSVNLSHHLEELGFEMVRFKTGTPPRVNNKSIDYSKTEIQPGDEKPRAFSYETTEFITDQLPCWLTYTGEETHKLINDNLHRSPMYSGMIEGTGPRYCPSIEDKIVRFNDKPRHQIFLEPEGRNTKEVYVQGLSTSLPEDLQQKILKTVPGLENVEMMRAGYAIEYDVVVPTQLWPSLETKTVKNLFTAGQLNGTSGYEEAAGQGIMSGINAARNAQEREAVILDRSQGYIGVMIDDLVTKGTNEPYRLLTSRAEYRLLLRHDNADLRLTELGYEIGMIPKERYDRFMAKKEMIEQEMKRLEKVVIKPSEQVNAVLPEKSTELKEAMHAANLLKRPEVTYQEIHQLAPADYDIPEDVAEQVEIQVKYSGYINKSLQQVERMKKMDEKKIPDGIDYYAIGGLATEAKQKLDEVRPLSIGQASRVSGVNPADVSILLVYIEQGKIAKIAK, from the coding sequence ATGGGTTACAAAGCCGATTCTTATGATGTTATTGTCGTTGGCGCAGGCCACGCAGGTGTGGAAGCAGGACTTGCTTCAGCAAGAATGGGTGCCAAAACACTCATGCTTACACTTAACCTGGATTCTGTCGCTTTCATGCCATGTAATCCTAGTGTAGGAGGCCCTGCAAAAGGAATTGTTGTAAGGGAAATCGATGCACTTGGTGGAGAAATGGGCCGTAATATTGATAAAACGCATATACAAATGCGTATGTTAAACACGGGTAAAGGACCTGCTGTACGCGCACTGCGTGCTCAGGCTGATAAAGTGCTCTATCAAAGTGAAATGAAAAGAACAATTGAAGAGCAAGATAATCTCACTCTTCTGCAAGGAATGGTTGAGAAACTGATCGTGGAAGATGGGATCTGTAAAGGCGTTATTACGAAAACGGGTGCAGAGTATGAAGCGAAATCTGTTGTGTTAACAACAGGTACGTTCATGCGTGGTCGCGTCATTATTGGTGATCTTTCTTATGAAAGTGGGCCAAATAACATGCAGCCATCCGTTAACTTGTCTCACCATTTAGAAGAGTTAGGCTTTGAAATGGTTCGTTTTAAGACAGGAACTCCGCCGCGTGTTAATAATAAATCAATTGATTATAGTAAAACTGAAATTCAGCCTGGAGATGAAAAACCTCGTGCTTTTTCATATGAAACGACTGAATTTATTACAGACCAGCTACCGTGTTGGTTAACGTATACAGGAGAAGAGACGCATAAGCTGATCAACGATAACCTTCATCGTTCTCCAATGTACTCAGGTATGATTGAAGGAACAGGACCACGCTACTGTCCATCGATTGAAGATAAAATTGTTCGCTTTAATGATAAACCGCGACACCAGATCTTCCTTGAACCAGAAGGACGCAACACAAAAGAAGTTTATGTGCAGGGTCTATCCACAAGTCTTCCAGAAGACTTGCAGCAGAAAATTCTTAAAACCGTACCTGGACTCGAGAATGTTGAAATGATGCGTGCAGGCTATGCTATTGAATATGATGTAGTTGTTCCAACACAATTATGGCCTTCACTTGAAACGAAGACAGTTAAAAATCTCTTTACTGCAGGACAGTTAAACGGAACTTCAGGTTATGAAGAGGCTGCAGGGCAAGGGATTATGTCTGGTATTAATGCTGCAAGGAATGCACAGGAGCGTGAAGCGGTGATTTTGGATCGCTCACAAGGATACATTGGGGTTATGATCGATGATCTTGTGACAAAAGGAACGAACGAGCCGTATCGCCTGTTAACTTCACGTGCGGAATATCGACTTCTTCTTCGTCATGATAATGCTGACTTAAGATTAACAGAGCTTGGATATGAGATTGGTATGATTCCGAAAGAACGCTATGACCGGTTTATGGCTAAGAAAGAAATGATTGAGCAAGAAATGAAGCGTCTTGAGAAAGTTGTCATTAAGCCGAGCGAACAAGTGAATGCAGTGCTTCCAGAGAAAAGTACGGAATTAAAAGAAGCCATGCATGCCGCTAATCTATTGAAGCGACCAGAAGTAACGTATCAAGAGATTCATCAACTTGCTCCAGCTGATTATGATATTCCCGAGGATGTTGCAGAACAAGTTGAAATCCAAGTGAAATACAGCGGTTATATTAATAAAAGTCTGCAACAGGTTGAGCGCATGAAGAAGATGGATGAGAAGAAAATTCCTGATGGTATTGATTATTATGCGATTGGTGGCCTTGCGACGGAAGCGAAGCAGAAACTTGACGAAGTTCGTCCTCTATCAATTGGTCAAGCTTCCCGCGTTTCAGGAGTTAATCCAGCTGATGTATCGATCTTACTTGTGTATATTGAACAAGGTAAAATCGCTAAAATTGCAAAATAA